TCGTATGTTCGTCAATTGCTACAAACTCGGCTTTTTCCAGCATGACATGTCCGCGTTCCGGCATACCCAAGAATTCAAACGTCTGCACGATTCGTCTATTTTTAGCGACTTCATGAAAACAGCCAGTAAACTCATACTCATTGCCGTCTTCTGATTGCTCAGCAATGTGCCAGTTCCCACCGTCTCTACAATCAAAGTGATACACTTTCATCGGATTACCGCGACACCACCAGATCGCAAAGAGATCCTATGATGGTATACGCTTCAAATACCTTTTCTAACGGAGCGTTGATTGTGACGATGCCCAGGATATTTTGTGAATTTTCTGGGACTGTTACTTTTAGATGTGCCATACTGTTAGGCTCCTATTGTGTTACCGATCTTCTAGTAATTTTTCCAACGCATCAAAACGGGCACTCCAGATCTTTTCATACTCGCTGAGATGGGCTGCGGCTACTTTGATAGTGTCTGATGTAACATGAATAACTTTCTCCTTGCCACTTCGACGCTTGGTAATGAGTCCTGCTTTCTCCAGCACACTGATATGCTTCGCAATAGCTGCCAAAGACATATCATATGGTTTTGCTAATTCGCTGATGGTGTATTCTTCTCTCGATACACGCTTAAGGATGTCTCGCCGTGTAGCATCGGCGAGAGCACCAAAAATCCTATCAAGAGCCACATTTGATTCAACCATATGGTTGAATGATAGGCGAGGATACATACTGTGTCAAGTATTCTGAGCATCTGATGTCTGATATTGGATATGACTGGTTCGCCAAGACCGTGATTTTGTGCTGTCTTTCACCAATGCGATCGCTCAATTTGCGCTTCATACATCAAACCAGTGCAATTGCAAGGGACGCAAGCTGTCAGCGTGATCGCGAAGCGCAAGCTGTACCCAGCTTATCGCCAATCCATGCCGGGAGTCTAAGCGTGAGAGTGCATAACCAGACTTGACTCAAACCTATAGAATATTAAACATTGGCGTAACCTCAGTATCCAGAAATTGATGAATGGTCGCACTGCCACTGCCCGCAAAATTCTAATTCTCACCACCATTCCAGACGGTTTGCGTAAGGTTTTGATGCATATAGTTCAGTAGATGCATCTTTTAACAAGCTTCAGACAAGCGTTTTGGTTTTAGCGTACAAAAAGAAATTTATATAAAAACTGGAAACAAACTGGATATAAGTCCAAAAGACTGGAGTGACAAAGATTTTGAGAATTATATTCAGTTTGCTAAAGCAGTTGGATGGTATGATGATGAGGTGTCAGAACCCCGGTAACTCCTGCGAAACCGGGGTTCTAATTTCCGCTATCCCTTGTAGTATTGGATAGCAATTGCATCTTCTATATCCAACAAACTTGCGGATTTACATT
This genomic interval from Scytonema hofmannii PCC 7110 contains the following:
- a CDS encoding ArsR/SmtB family transcription factor, translating into MVESNVALDRIFGALADATRRDILKRVSREEYTISELAKPYDMSLAAIAKHISVLEKAGLITKRRSGKEKVIHVTSDTIKVAAAHLSEYEKIWSARFDALEKLLEDR
- a CDS encoding SRPBCC domain-containing protein; the encoded protein is MKVYHFDCRDGGNWHIAEQSEDGNEYEFTGCFHEVAKNRRIVQTFEFLGMPERGHVMLEKAEFVAIDEHTTEIHTHSTAMSQEDRDGMVASGMESGWRQSVEALGKLLESDN